From one Ooceraea biroi isolate clonal line C1 chromosome 7, Obir_v5.4, whole genome shotgun sequence genomic stretch:
- the LOC105282852 gene encoding ral GTPase-activating protein subunit beta isoform X4 encodes MNLGVFNRVNLKDSQGGMYSEWASLSTLIQQGSEESQSVLEKFPPGAGKEVALSIVRQLAANLGITQAGEPSPLSTDKEVQWCMEVICFGLSLPLAEHDTVRDCVNIYCEWLSALYSTPKISVPRPIVDDPNFYARKIISHFHNLFVPRKGEGIDTINRQAVLCHRVLRTLQQIARGPATLERDTWESLLLFLIGINDALLAPPATREDAGEQLCERVLGVLLEVWLVSCERSFPSPPLWRTLRESCLRWRHRLALVEQWNRVCLALTARLLQIMYGPMFPELKISEEDTQLVPPTMSDEAVAQAWYRLLRTIGDPVDLCRPAVVSQTQAFLQYAIASPNVIDPCQHPCLQTLPQIFLKAIKGIAGQVDAFLGVSQACCWEECCVSTVTSGNSGTSGGGVGWDRSSSKDQPQPSPTPPTQRRLAKSFSVTPSAVTKGIPKASLIGLTTSRVSSTPPMLISNSGPSSASSTASITSLGQDIRPPLAPGRPKCNSILHLFGEWLFEAAFIGTDGWSQNLPQPSGASKRPSSVLVDGPSSLQETVSDVPPTLCIDRYESGRAEALGALCRIFCAKKTGEEILPVYLARFYQAMYHGLKIDESRECGETLASILLNSADLFRLDLNGIQVLVPAVLSALEVVLPEKDLKLKSNMVLKPDLRRASIHLLISMLTLPLHFQNLAIKELPIFPGANSSEKTPVTFVQLKSRLMNLLINALQVETDPQNTHMLLGALLLSVQDSAAAEEVEQVTQPDTVANDSTANLLSSVTSDSASQISISSDQRSIGDASDITTLQEECIAFDSAHALFVRATYLVCHRLISSWKTDLNISLAALEMLSGLARTRIRETDALECKRAVKWLCDYIAYQCWRPPPAHSKDLHSSIVAAFNCLTTWLTAHPQLLQDKDCLTTVLEVVELGVSGTKSVGKPGEPIKMKDEKELKPASMRVRDAADALLTILLEQVGYFPSACGAQSLSSLLDEVSLLRHCNSWTGGCVARQAAVERFRYFVSENSTVLALLEEPLGNDQDPQPTVTVLIRGPFGRHAWTMQLRHLPRHRSSIRSINSNPGRPLPLAEAAPRTDYRPRFFPDNVDRIPHCKVDESIPSLEAVMSDNGAVRDEHQILAQLLERQMTLESKRDNGNASNAEDKTDECVPPQVCHEFQTARLFLSHFGFLNMEPKENEDSRNSSGLIALDPTIPGFCTDLETLDNISPRTCDTVHIFYVKAGQKSAPEILSNVLHAENVSPNFLEFLSSLGWPVSISTHAGWTGHVSTSWRVTAQMNVSQCAAHSNHGGALYNGDTHVLYWADVSSEIAFVVPTQSYLMASSDSLDETNYNSDISNSGQAWFERSISESTDNRSCASQNTSRAMSLDLEKQPSSLSGAGPTNSSSADPIRPRRTTKQALPSQTNTKIMVVWLESLEDHIQFPIADLLPSTYTGLEQARMLQATDVHVIFLQALANGLMRIRLQGPVSRINLATPLIDGMVVSRRVLGTLVRQTALNMGRRKRLDNDSYHPPHVRRRLKIQEMVQKYKRNLTDPELLTLLFNSTQTYQVK; translated from the exons ATGAATTTAGGCGTATTCAATAGAGTTAATCTCAAG gATTCCCAAGGAGGAATGTATTCAGAATGGGCTTCACTCAGCACTCTGATCCAACAAGGTTCAGAGGAAAGCCAAAGCGTGTTAGAAAAGTTTCCCCCTGGTGCAGGGAAAGAAGTTGCGTTATCCATAGTGCGTCAACTCGCTGCAAATCTTGGCATCACCCAGGCTGGAGAACCTAGTCCACTCTCAACTGACAAGGAGGTTCAGTGGTGCATGGAAGTGATATGCTTTGGATTGTCACTTCCACTGGCCGAGCACGATACTGTCAGAGATTGCGTGAACATATACTGCGAGTGGCTGTCTGCATTGTACTCTACACCCAAAATTTCAGTTCCAAGACCAATCGTGGATGATCCAAATTTTTACGCTAGGAAGATCATAAGCCACTTTCACAATTTATTTGTTCCTAGAAAAGGAGAAG GTATAGACACGATAAATCGACAAGCCGTTCTGTGTCATCGAGTACTAAGAACTCTGCAGCAAATCGCGCGAGGCCCGGCAACTTTAGAAAGAGACACATGGGAAAGCCTGTTGTTATTTCTCATCGGTATCAACGATGCACTACTAGCACCACCGGCGACCAGAGAAGATGCAGGGGAACAACTATGTGAGAGAGTGCTCGGTGTATTGCTAGAA GTATGGCTGGTTTCCTGTGAACGTAGCTTTCCCTCGCCTCCTTTGTGGCGCACGCTGCGAGAATCCTGTCTGCGATGGCGTCACAGATTAGCTTTGGTGGAACAATGGAATCGTGTATGCCTCGCTCTTACAGCGAGACTGCTACAAATCATGTATGGACCAATGTTCcccgaattaaaaataa GCGAAGAAGATACGCAACTCGTACCACCCACTATGTCAGATGAGGCAGTGGCACAAGCGTGGTATAGATTGTTGCGCACTATCGGTGACCCTGTGGATCTCTGCAGACCTGCCGTCGTTTCGCAAACGCAGGCGTTCTTGCAATACGCCATCGCCAGTCCCAACGTCATAGATCCGTGCCAACATCCGTGTCTCCAGACTCTGCCGCAGATATTCTTGAAGGCTATAAAAGGCATAGCGGGTCAAGTTGATGCTTTTCTGG GAGTTTCACAAGCATGCTGTTGGGAGGAGTGTTGCGTGTCCACCGTTACGTCGGGTAATAGCGGCACGAGCGGCGGGGGTGTCGGATGGGACAGGTCGAGTAGTAAGGATCAGCCTCAGCCTTCCCCCACACCCCCAACACAACGCAGGCTTGCGAAAAGTTTCAGTGTCACTCCTTCTGCAGTCACTAAGG gAATTCCAAAAGCATCATTAATTGGATTAACAACAAGCCGTGTATCTAGTACTCCACCAATGCTAATATCCAATTCCGGACCATCGTCTGCTTCGAGCACTGCAT CTATAACTTCACTTGGCCAGGATATCAGGCCTCCGTTAGCGCCAGGACGTCCCAAATGTAACAGTATATTGCATCTTTTCGGAGAATGGCTGTTCGAAGCTGCGTTTATTGGTACCGATGGTTGGTCGCAGAATCTGCCAC AACCATCTGGTGCTTCGAAACGCCCATCTTCAGTACTTGTTGATGGGCCGAGTTCATTACAAGAAACTGTGAGCGATGTACCGCCGACACTCTGCATAGATCGTTACGAGTCCGGTAGAGCGGAGGCGTTGGGTGCTCTGTGCAGAATTTTCTGCGCCAAGAAAACCGGAGAAGAAATCTTACCTGTATATTTAGCCAGATTTTACCAGGCGATGTATCACGGTCTCAAGATTGACGAG TCCCGCGAATGTGGCGAAACATTAGCGAGTATTCTCTTGAATTCGGCTGACCTGTTCCGCTTGGATTTGAACGGCATACAAGTCCTAGTGCCAGCCGTATTGTCCGCTCTGGAAGTGGTCTTGCCAGAGAAGGACTTGAAGCTGAAATCTAACATGGTGTTGAAGCCAGACTTGAGAAGGGCTTCGATACATCTCTTGATATCGATGTTAACGCTGCCCCTGCACTTTCAG AATCTTGCTATTAAGGAGCTACCGATATTCCCAGGCGCAAATTCCTCCGAGAAAACCCCTGTTACGTTCGTACAGTTAAAATCAAGACTCATGAATTTGCTCATAAACGCATTACAAGTGGAGACCGATCCTCAGAATACGCATATGTTGTTGg GGGCTCTTTTATTAAGCGTACAAGATTCCGCGGCGGCCGAAGAAGTGGAGCAAGTTACGCAACCCGACACAGTGGCTAATGATTCAACGGCTAATTTATTGTCTTCAG TCACCAGCGATTCAGCCAGTCAAATAAGTATATCCAGCGATCAGCGATCAATTGGCGATGCCTCTGATATCACGACTCTTCAAGAGGAGTGCATTGCATTCG ACTCTGCCCATGCTCTCTTCGTGCGAGCGACGTACTTGGTATGTCATCGTTTGATCTCCTCGTGGAAGACTGACTTGAATATCTCTTTAGCAGCGCTTGAAATGCTGTCGGGactcgcacgcacacgcattcGTGAGACAG ACGCCCTGGAATGCAAAAGAGCAGTAAAGTGGTTGTGCGATTATATCGCGTATCAATGTTGGCGTCCACCTCCAGCGCATTCCAAAGATCTTCATTCGTCAATCGTTGCAGCATTTAATTGCCTGACAACGTGGTTAACTGCTCATCCACAATTGCTACAG GATAAGGATTGCTTGACTACAGTATTGGAAGTTGTCGAGCTTGGAGTGTCTGGCACTAAGAGCGTCGGGAAACCGGGTGAACCCATCAAGATGAAGGACGAGAAGGAACTAAAACCCGCATCTATGCGCGTGAGAGACGCCGCTGACGCGCTTCTCACCATTCTGTTAGAACAG GTTGGTTACTTTCCGAGCGCTTGCGGAGCTCAATCGCTCTCATCGCTGCTGGACGAAGTGTCTCTGCTCCGACACTGCAACAGTTGGACCGGCGGATGCGTGGCTCGGCAAGCAGCCGTCGAGAGATTCCGCTACTTCGTGTCTGAGAACTCGACCGTGTTGGCGCTCCTGGAGGAACCCTTGGGCAATGATCAGGATCCGCAGCCAACCGTGACGGTCTTGATTCGCGGACCGTTCGGCAGACACGCGTGGACGATGCAGCTGCGTCACTTGCCGCGACATCGATCCAGCATCAGGAGCATAAACAGCAACCCCGGGCGGCCGTTGCCGTTGGCCGAAGCCGCGCCGCGTACAGACTACAGGCCAAGATTCTTCCCGGACAATGTGGATCGTATTCCTCACTGCAAGGT GGATGAATCGATACCGAGCCTCGAGGCAGTGATGAGCGACAACGGTGCGGTACGAGACGAGCATCAAATCCTCGCGCAGCTCCTGGAACGTCAAATGACACTCGAGTCGAAGCGCGATAACGGCAACGCGAGCAACGCGGAAGATAAAACGGACGAGTGCGTACCGCCCCAAGTGTGCCACGAGTTTCAGACGGCTCGCTTGTTCCTGAGCCATTTCGGTTTCTTGAACATGGAACCTAAAGAGAACGAGGATTCGAGGAACTCGAGCGGGCTCATCGCTTTAGATCCGACCATTCCTGGATTCTGCACGGATCTGGAAACGCTGGACAATATCAGTCCGCGCACCTGCGATACCGTTCATATCTTTTACGTTAAGGCAGGTCAGAAATCTGCCCCTGAGATACTATCAAACGTG CTGCACGCAGAAAATGTGTCGCCCAATTTCTTGGAATTTCTAAGTTCTCTTGGCTGGCCTGTTTCCATATCAACTCATGCCGGCTGGACCGGCCACGTGTCCACCTCGTGGAGAGTAACGGCGCAAATGAATGTATCACAATGTGCAGCGCACAGTAATCATGGTGGAGCGCTTTACAACGGCGATACCCACGTACTGTATTGGGCAGATGTGAGTTCGGAGATTGCATTCGTTGTGCCTACGCAGTCGTATCTCATGGCTAGTTCAGATTCATTGGACGAGACCAATTATAACAGCGATATCAGTAACAGCGGACAAg CGTGGTTTGAACGGAGTATCAGTGAAAGTACAGATAATCGGAGCTGTGCGTCACAAAATACTTCGAGAGCGATGTCACTCGACTTAGAGAAACAGCCATCGAGCTTGTCGGGAGCAGGCCCGACAAATTCTTCGAGCGCAGACCCCATTAGACCCAGGAGAACGACGAAGCAAGCTTTACCATCGCAAACTAATACGAAAATTATGGTTGTATGGTTGGAGAGCTTGGAGGATCACATTCAGTTCCCTATTG CCGATCTGCTTCCTTCTACTTATACCGGACTTGAACAGGCGAGGATGTTGCAAGCTACCGATGTGCACGTTATCTTTCTTCAAGCTCTCGCGAACGGACTGATGAGAATTAGATTACAAGGACCAGTCTCCAGAATCAATCTAGCAACACCTTTAATCGACGGTATGGTAGTGTCGAGAAGAGTGTTGGGAACACTAGTTAGACAAACGGCTCTTAATATGGGACGACGAAAACGGCTTGATAATGACag TTATCATCCCCCGCACGTACGAAGACGTTTAAAAATTCAAGAGATGGTGCAGaagtataaaagaaatttgacAGATCCAGAATTATTGACACTTTTATTCAACAGTACTCAAACTTATCAAGTAaagtaa